In Micromonospora sp. LH3U1, one genomic interval encodes:
- the gyrA gene encoding DNA gyrase subunit A — protein MTDSPESTPNEPEVPTEAIAAVVAHDRIEPVGLEVEMQRSYLDYAMSVIVGRALPDVRDGLKPVHRKILYAMFDSGYRPDRGYVKCSRVVGDVMGQFHPHGDSSIYDALVRMAQPWSLRYPLVDGNGNFGSPGNDPAAAMRYTECKLDPLAMEMLRDIDEDTVELQNNYDGRAKEPTILPSRIPNLLLNGSEGIAVGMATKIPPHNLREIGAAVQWCLEHPEEDEETTLEALLGIVKGPDFPTHGLIVGTTAIQDAYRTGRGSIRMRAVVEVEEDKRGRPCLVVSELPYQVNPDNLAERIAELIKEGKLAGIADIRDESSGRTGMRIVLVLKRDAVAKVVLNNLYKHTQLQETFGANMLALVDGVPRTLNLAQFLRYYVEHQIDVIRRRTAFRLRKAEERAHILRGLGKALDALDEVIALIRRSPTVDDARQGLIRLLEIDEIQATAILDMQLRRLAALERQRIVDDLAKLEIEIADLKDILAKPERQRRIISEELGEIVAKWGDDRRTQIIPFDGEVSMEDLIAREDVVVTITRTGYAKRTKVDLYRSQRRGGKGVSGATLRQDDIVSHFFVCSTHDWILFLTNKGRVYRAKAYELPEASRVAKGQHVANLLAFLPDEQIAQIIQIPNYQVAPYLVLATKNGLVKKTRLEEFDSNRSGGIIAINLRDEDELVGAALVAPENDLLLVSKKAQAIRFNASDEALRPMGRATSGVIGMRFTDDDVLLAMEVVREGLDVLVATNGGYAKRTPIEEYPVQGRGGKGVLTAKITERRGGLVGAVVIDPDDELFAITSNGGVIRTPVKPVRRTRDRNTMGVKLMDLPDGVTIVAIARNADEPDEQD, from the coding sequence GCTCAAGCCGGTCCACCGCAAGATCCTCTACGCCATGTTCGACTCCGGCTACCGCCCGGACCGCGGCTACGTGAAGTGCTCCCGTGTCGTCGGTGACGTGATGGGTCAGTTCCACCCACACGGTGACTCGTCGATCTACGACGCGCTGGTCCGGATGGCGCAGCCCTGGTCGCTGCGATACCCGCTGGTCGACGGCAACGGCAACTTCGGCTCGCCCGGTAACGATCCGGCTGCCGCGATGCGATACACCGAGTGCAAGCTGGACCCGCTGGCCATGGAGATGCTGCGGGACATCGACGAGGACACCGTCGAACTGCAGAACAACTACGACGGTCGGGCCAAGGAGCCCACGATCCTGCCGTCGCGGATCCCCAACCTGCTGCTGAACGGCTCCGAGGGCATCGCGGTCGGCATGGCCACCAAGATCCCGCCGCACAACCTGCGTGAGATCGGCGCGGCGGTGCAGTGGTGCCTGGAGCACCCCGAGGAGGACGAGGAGACCACTCTTGAGGCGTTGCTCGGCATCGTCAAGGGTCCGGACTTCCCGACCCACGGCCTGATCGTCGGTACGACCGCGATTCAGGACGCGTACCGCACGGGTCGTGGCTCGATCCGGATGCGCGCCGTGGTGGAGGTCGAGGAGGACAAGCGGGGCCGCCCCTGCCTGGTCGTCAGCGAGCTGCCCTACCAGGTCAACCCGGACAATCTCGCGGAGCGGATCGCCGAGCTGATCAAGGAGGGCAAGCTCGCCGGGATCGCCGACATCCGCGACGAGTCCTCCGGTCGTACCGGCATGCGGATCGTCCTGGTGCTCAAGCGCGACGCGGTCGCGAAGGTCGTGCTGAACAACCTCTACAAGCACACCCAGCTCCAGGAGACCTTCGGGGCCAACATGCTGGCCCTGGTCGACGGGGTGCCGCGCACGCTCAACCTGGCCCAGTTCCTCCGCTACTACGTCGAGCACCAGATCGACGTGATCCGCCGGCGGACCGCGTTCCGGCTACGCAAGGCCGAGGAGCGGGCGCACATCCTGCGCGGTCTGGGCAAGGCGCTGGACGCGTTGGACGAGGTGATCGCCCTGATCCGGCGCTCGCCGACCGTAGACGACGCCCGGCAGGGCCTGATCCGGCTGCTGGAGATCGACGAGATCCAGGCGACCGCAATTCTGGACATGCAGCTGCGCCGGCTCGCCGCGTTGGAGCGGCAGCGGATCGTGGACGACCTGGCCAAGCTTGAGATCGAGATCGCCGATCTCAAGGACATCCTCGCCAAGCCGGAGCGGCAGCGGAGGATCATCTCGGAGGAGCTCGGTGAGATCGTCGCCAAGTGGGGCGACGACCGGCGGACGCAGATCATCCCGTTCGACGGCGAGGTCTCGATGGAGGACCTCATCGCCCGCGAGGACGTGGTCGTCACGATCACCCGGACCGGGTACGCCAAGCGGACCAAGGTCGATCTCTACCGCTCACAGCGGCGCGGCGGCAAGGGCGTCAGTGGCGCCACCCTGCGGCAGGACGACATCGTCAGCCACTTCTTCGTCTGCTCGACCCACGACTGGATCCTGTTCCTGACGAATAAGGGCCGTGTCTACCGGGCCAAGGCGTACGAGTTGCCTGAGGCCAGTAGGGTAGCCAAGGGCCAACACGTGGCCAACTTGCTCGCCTTCCTACCCGACGAGCAGATAGCGCAGATCATTCAGATCCCGAACTACCAGGTAGCTCCCTATCTGGTACTGGCCACGAAGAACGGCCTGGTGAAGAAGACGCGGCTTGAGGAGTTCGACTCCAACCGTTCCGGCGGCATCATCGCGATCAACCTGCGCGATGAGGACGAGCTGGTCGGTGCTGCGTTGGTTGCGCCGGAGAACGACCTGCTGCTGGTCTCCAAGAAGGCACAGGCGATCCGCTTCAACGCCTCTGACGAGGCGCTGCGGCCGATGGGCCGGGCCACCTCGGGTGTGATCGGCATGCGCTTCACGGACGATGACGTCCTGCTCGCCATGGAGGTCGTCCGGGAAGGTTTGGACGTTCTGGTGGCCACGAACGGGGGATACGCGAAGCGCACCCCGATCGAGGAATACCCGGTGCAGGGCCGGGGAGGTAAGGGCGTGTTGACTGCGAAGATCACCGAACGGCGCGGTGGTCTGGTCGGCGCGGTGGTGATCGATCCGGACGACGAGCTGTTCGCGATCACCAGCAACGGTGGTGTCATTCGGACTCCGGTGAAGCCTGTACGCCGTACGCGTGACCGGAACACAATGGGGGTCAAGCTGATGGACCTCCCGGACGGCGTGACTATCGTGGCGATTGCTCGCAATGCCGACGAGCCTGACGAACAGGACTAG